One window of the Candidatus Eremiobacteraceae bacterium genome contains the following:
- the lepA gene encoding translation elongation factor 4, with amino-acid sequence MSHGRANPFVRNFCIIAHIDHGKTTLSDRLLEMTGTLASREMEEQVLDSMDLERERGITIKAHPVTLNYQADDGNVYDLNLIDTPGHVDFSYEVSRSLSACEGALLVIDAAQGIEAQTLANFYLATEAKLEIIPVINKIDLPAADPDAVIRDVEDTLLIEKERCIKASAKEGVGIKEILEAIVRLVPAPVGNPDRLRALVFDSFFDSYRGVILYVRVVDGALEQGTRIRSMAGDTIFEVLEVGTFRPRMVMSKRLGIGDVGYVIANIKAVSDIGVGDTLTGADAPAHVPLPGYRKVTPMVYCGLYPNEGDDYGDLRDALEKLKLNDAALSFEPESSMALGFGFRCGFLGLLHMEIVQERLEREYDLSLIATSPSVVYHVLTTAGEHLSIDNPAKLPPLPTIAIMEEPYVKASIITPAEYIGAIMDLCQSRRGTMISMDYISPLRVIFVYELPLAEVIVDFFDQLKSRTKGYASMDYEVIGYKPGDLVKLDILLNAESVDALSFIVHRDNAPSWGRQLTERLREVIPRQMFDVPIQAAIGNKIVARETVKAMRKNVLAKCYGGDISRKRKLLEKQKEGKKRMKQVGNVELPQEAFMAVLKLERGL; translated from the coding sequence GTGAGCCACGGCCGCGCGAATCCGTTCGTGCGGAATTTCTGCATCATCGCGCACATCGATCACGGCAAGACGACGCTCTCCGACCGTCTTCTCGAGATGACGGGAACGCTCGCGAGCCGCGAGATGGAAGAGCAAGTGCTCGACTCGATGGATCTCGAGCGGGAACGCGGCATCACGATCAAGGCACATCCGGTCACGCTGAACTACCAAGCGGACGACGGCAACGTCTACGATCTGAATCTCATCGACACGCCGGGGCATGTGGATTTCTCGTACGAAGTGTCGCGGTCGCTCTCCGCGTGCGAAGGCGCGCTTCTCGTGATCGATGCCGCCCAAGGCATCGAAGCGCAGACGCTCGCGAACTTCTATCTCGCCACGGAGGCGAAGCTCGAGATAATCCCGGTCATCAACAAAATCGACCTTCCGGCGGCTGATCCAGATGCGGTGATCCGCGACGTCGAGGATACGCTGCTCATCGAAAAGGAGCGCTGCATCAAGGCGTCCGCCAAAGAGGGCGTCGGGATCAAGGAGATCCTAGAGGCGATCGTCCGCCTCGTCCCGGCTCCGGTCGGCAACCCCGATCGGCTCCGAGCTTTGGTGTTCGATTCGTTCTTCGACTCGTATCGAGGCGTGATTCTTTACGTACGGGTCGTGGATGGCGCGCTCGAGCAGGGCACGCGCATCCGCTCGATGGCGGGCGACACGATTTTCGAAGTGCTCGAGGTGGGGACGTTCAGGCCGCGCATGGTGATGTCGAAGCGCCTTGGGATCGGCGACGTGGGCTACGTCATCGCGAACATCAAGGCCGTTTCTGATATCGGCGTGGGCGACACGTTGACCGGTGCCGACGCGCCTGCGCACGTGCCGCTGCCCGGCTACCGCAAAGTCACGCCGATGGTCTACTGCGGGCTGTATCCGAATGAAGGCGACGACTACGGCGATCTGCGCGATGCGCTAGAGAAGCTGAAGCTCAACGACGCCGCGCTCTCGTTCGAGCCGGAGTCTTCCATGGCGCTCGGGTTCGGGTTCCGCTGCGGATTCTTGGGTCTGCTGCACATGGAGATCGTGCAAGAGCGGCTGGAGCGCGAGTACGATCTATCCTTGATCGCGACATCGCCGTCCGTCGTCTATCACGTGCTCACCACCGCCGGCGAACATCTCTCGATCGACAATCCGGCGAAGCTGCCGCCCCTGCCGACCATCGCGATCATGGAAGAGCCCTACGTCAAGGCGTCGATCATCACGCCTGCGGAATATATCGGCGCGATCATGGATCTGTGCCAATCGCGGCGCGGCACGATGATCTCGATGGATTATATCTCTCCTTTGCGCGTGATCTTCGTCTACGAATTGCCGTTGGCCGAGGTGATCGTCGATTTCTTCGATCAGTTGAAATCGCGGACCAAGGGTTACGCTTCCATGGACTACGAGGTCATTGGCTACAAGCCGGGCGATCTCGTAAAGCTGGACATCCTGTTGAATGCGGAGTCCGTTGACGCGCTTTCTTTTATCGTGCATCGCGACAATGCGCCGTCGTGGGGGCGGCAGCTCACCGAACGGTTACGGGAGGTCATCCCGCGCCAGATGTTCGACGTGCCGATCCAAGCGGCGATCGGCAACAAGATCGTGGCGCGTGAGACGGTCAAAGCGATGCGCAAGAACGTGCTTGCCAAGTGCTACGGCGGCGACATCAGCCGCAAGCGCAAGCTGCTCGAGAAGCAGAAAGAAGGTAAGAAGCGCATGAAGCAAGTCGGCAACGTCGAGCTGCCGCAAGAGGCGTTCATGGCCGTGCTGAAGCTGGAGCGCGGACTTTAA
- a CDS encoding YggT family protein: MNPSSSSDHLICTLFAMARIVLNAEAIAIVARVITSWLPDLPAWIPTLLRRLTDGALLPFQTLIPLIGGLDFSPMAAILVLQAIVHYVPVCPTG; this comes from the coding sequence GTGAACCCAAGCTCTTCGTCCGACCATCTGATCTGCACGCTCTTCGCTATGGCGCGCATCGTGCTCAACGCGGAGGCGATCGCCATCGTCGCCCGCGTGATCACCTCGTGGTTGCCCGACTTACCGGCATGGATACCGACGCTGCTGCGGCGGTTGACGGACGGTGCGCTCCTGCCGTTCCAGACGCTGATCCCGCTGATCGGCGGTCTGGATTTCTCACCGATGGCCGCCATTCTTGTCCTGCAAGCGATCGTCCATTACGTGCCTGTATGTCCCACCGGTTGA
- a CDS encoding non-canonical purine NTP pyrophosphatase — protein sequence MFLDRDAIVTVATGNAGKLRELLRLWGAAPPVLAAPGPSYVEVAETGATYEDNALLKAVALSERIGAPALADDSGIEVEALGWGPGVLSARSPSPESSWQERNAHIIAACDAFGDSFRRARFVCVCALVVPGFSPLFARGEVEGSIARAPAGDAGFGYDPIFVYPPFGSTFAQAGEEKKDSVSHRGRAVRAMRELLRNG from the coding sequence GTGTTCCTCGATCGCGACGCCATCGTGACCGTCGCGACCGGGAATGCCGGCAAATTGCGCGAGCTTCTGCGCTTGTGGGGCGCTGCGCCGCCTGTGTTGGCCGCCCCGGGTCCTTCGTATGTTGAGGTGGCCGAGACGGGAGCGACTTACGAAGACAACGCGCTGCTGAAAGCGGTCGCGCTTTCGGAGCGTATCGGCGCGCCGGCGCTTGCCGATGATTCCGGCATTGAAGTGGAAGCGCTTGGCTGGGGCCCGGGCGTTTTGTCGGCCCGCTCGCCATCTCCTGAATCCTCATGGCAGGAGCGCAATGCGCACATCATCGCGGCGTGTGATGCGTTCGGCGATTCTTTTCGCCGAGCGCGCTTCGTCTGCGTCTGCGCGCTGGTCGTGCCGGGTTTTTCGCCGCTCTTCGCGCGCGGCGAAGTCGAGGGGTCTATCGCGCGCGCGCCGGCCGGCGATGCTGGATTCGGTTATGACCCGATCTTCGTCTACCCACCTTTTGGTTCGACGTTTGCGCAAGCGGGAGAAGAGAAGAAGGATTCGGTCTCGCATCGTGGTCGAGCGGTGCGCGCAATGCGAGAATTGTTGCGGAACGGCTAA
- a CDS encoding DUF4446 family protein — protein MTDAFRLFLDGLAVGAASPQFAAAAVFAVLAIAAYHWGVARPRFGAVRSRSEPALSAEIPDLQALRSRLAAVESRAGRALQHVGFVRFNAFPDVGSELSFALAVIDGRGDGYLVSSIYSREEVRTYAKAVRGFSADKEVSNEERAALGQAQEQAGKRTPS, from the coding sequence ATGACGGACGCATTTCGATTGTTTCTCGACGGCCTGGCGGTTGGTGCGGCAAGTCCGCAATTCGCAGCCGCCGCGGTATTCGCCGTCTTGGCGATAGCCGCGTATCATTGGGGCGTCGCGCGTCCTCGGTTCGGAGCGGTCAGAAGCAGGTCGGAGCCTGCGCTGTCCGCAGAGATCCCGGACCTCCAGGCACTGCGCAGCCGGCTCGCCGCTGTGGAATCGCGCGCGGGACGCGCCCTGCAACATGTCGGGTTCGTGCGGTTTAACGCGTTCCCCGACGTCGGATCAGAGCTATCGTTTGCGCTCGCCGTTATCGACGGGCGCGGCGACGGATACCTCGTGTCGAGCATCTACTCGCGCGAGGAAGTCCGGACGTACGCCAAGGCGGTGCGTGGCTTCTCCGCTGACAAAGAGGTGAGCAACGAAGAGCGAGCGGCACTCGGCCAGGCTCAGGAACAGGCTGGAAAGCGCACGCCTTCGTAA
- a CDS encoding AAA family ATPase, with product MTATTTSPSLKIYLLGQPRFARAGEPYRFAAPPKALSLVAYLLVHRSAPLSREKLAFTLWEDDTEDDARANFRRHLHHVQKALPAAPPGVPWIIADAESVQWNPASDYWLDAAEFDRLAKVSASRTEAVEVYGGDLLDTLYDEWLLPERDRLRNLYLATLAELLIEARGRRDFSGAVALAQRILTSDPWREDTLRQLMAVRYESGDRAGALAAYQSFDRRLRDEMNVEPMPETSVLKDVILRNAPLADSLNLAPPDGFHASRDDGLLLPFVGRGDEMERLRMSWSRAARGRGSVVMIVGEAGIGKSRLTSEFALAAGAQGARVMSGTTTYPESAPYQSIAESLRSVAPLLASLNVEPMWLGVMAHAVPELRARRPDLPTPPPVEPERERIRLFEAMAKCFEQLARPRPLLIVLEDVHWAGETTIAALGFLARRITQLPILVIVSYRDEEAPRSHPLRRLRAELQEAKTVAVIAPRPLDRSAVQDIVSRVPALAERGAELAHTLVERSAGNPLFLAEVIRDLVERPAEFGAEPPSSAKHVIAARVDRLPEQARALADVAAIVGQGFNMDLVRDVAGWSENEVFDALGELIDRHIVKETGGRSGYAYSFSHHLIQRAIYAGVAPNVRTRCHRHIARALEETYAHRAGQFASDIAHHHDRGNEPEKAAAAYLAAARHAQEVYAYDEALSHVRRCLDLAKDATTRFEALGLRERIGARRGDRESQRTDLIELTELATQSGDARARADVLRRKIALARALGEREEERRLIEVFEKEVEPSDDLSLRAEAKLIRAAFEMLTGDSTRANRAANESLAFYRKAGDATGQIEARCRIVEIATETGAFDEASAIFREVRSSPEGVRNPGIVARAMMSVTYGALMEQRYDVCRSLAKEARELYKTIGDREGEGDAIARQASGAARMSLMHEALACHAEAAEIYAAIGKRQGLAGVLVNGGILSVKVGLFDDADRSLRAALGHFHDLKDLRGQAACTINLSYLALLRGDAAEARLQALAAIEHARSAGHAVYEAAALGNLGAAERDLGNLTQAIAHMKEGLAIRRRLTRPADFADDISHLICAQLLVGDLQAVRELNVELASALSGETTTIFMPQFAHWTSARAYRALGDKKAMNAALEQANAILDEQAALIDGAPERATYLSLQVNREIRSAFNDGRWPDSAAARAVSTGRAKVRRARAKT from the coding sequence ATGACCGCGACGACCACATCGCCGTCGCTGAAAATTTATCTGCTCGGTCAGCCGCGCTTTGCTCGTGCGGGTGAACCCTACCGGTTTGCGGCGCCTCCCAAGGCGCTTTCGCTCGTCGCCTACCTGCTCGTGCACCGCTCGGCCCCGCTGTCGCGAGAGAAACTCGCCTTCACGCTGTGGGAAGACGATACCGAGGACGATGCTCGGGCAAATTTCCGGCGTCATCTCCATCACGTCCAAAAAGCGCTGCCGGCTGCGCCTCCCGGCGTGCCGTGGATCATCGCCGATGCCGAAAGCGTGCAGTGGAATCCCGCGTCAGACTATTGGCTCGACGCCGCGGAATTCGATCGTCTGGCGAAGGTGTCGGCCAGCCGAACCGAAGCAGTCGAGGTATATGGCGGCGACTTGCTGGACACGCTGTACGATGAATGGCTGTTGCCCGAACGCGACCGCCTGCGCAACCTCTATCTCGCCACCCTCGCAGAACTGCTGATCGAAGCGCGCGGCCGCCGCGACTTCAGCGGCGCGGTCGCTCTCGCTCAACGAATCCTGACGAGCGACCCCTGGCGAGAAGACACGCTTCGACAGCTCATGGCGGTCCGTTACGAGAGCGGTGATCGTGCCGGCGCGCTCGCCGCATATCAGTCGTTCGATCGCCGCCTGCGCGATGAGATGAACGTCGAGCCTATGCCCGAGACATCGGTGCTCAAAGACGTGATCCTCCGCAACGCGCCGCTCGCCGACAGCTTGAACTTGGCGCCGCCCGACGGGTTCCACGCCTCTCGCGATGACGGCCTGTTGCTCCCATTCGTTGGACGCGGCGACGAAATGGAAAGACTGCGGATGTCGTGGAGCCGCGCGGCGCGCGGCCGCGGCAGCGTCGTGATGATCGTCGGCGAGGCCGGGATCGGCAAGTCGCGGCTTACATCAGAGTTCGCGTTGGCGGCGGGAGCGCAGGGCGCGCGCGTGATGTCCGGCACGACCACGTATCCGGAGTCCGCCCCGTATCAATCGATCGCGGAGAGCCTGCGCAGCGTCGCGCCGCTGCTCGCGTCGCTCAATGTCGAGCCGATGTGGCTCGGAGTTATGGCGCATGCCGTGCCGGAATTGCGCGCGCGCCGCCCGGATCTTCCGACGCCGCCGCCGGTCGAACCCGAACGCGAGCGGATCCGGCTGTTCGAAGCGATGGCGAAGTGCTTTGAGCAGCTCGCCCGGCCGCGACCGCTGCTCATCGTCCTTGAAGACGTGCACTGGGCCGGCGAGACGACGATCGCTGCGCTTGGATTTCTCGCGCGGCGCATCACACAGCTGCCGATCCTCGTCATCGTCTCGTATAGAGACGAAGAAGCCCCGCGATCGCACCCGCTGCGGCGGCTGCGTGCGGAGCTTCAGGAGGCGAAGACCGTCGCGGTGATCGCGCCGCGTCCGCTCGACCGATCGGCAGTCCAGGACATCGTGAGCCGCGTGCCTGCGCTCGCGGAGCGCGGCGCGGAACTCGCGCATACGCTCGTCGAGCGCAGCGCGGGCAATCCGTTGTTTCTCGCGGAGGTCATCCGCGATCTTGTCGAACGCCCGGCGGAATTTGGCGCCGAGCCGCCATCGAGCGCCAAGCATGTGATCGCCGCACGTGTGGATCGGCTCCCGGAACAGGCGCGCGCGCTCGCCGACGTCGCCGCCATCGTCGGGCAAGGCTTCAATATGGATCTGGTGCGCGACGTCGCCGGCTGGAGCGAGAACGAAGTCTTCGACGCCTTGGGCGAGCTGATCGACCGGCACATCGTGAAAGAAACGGGCGGACGAAGCGGCTATGCGTACTCGTTCTCGCACCATCTGATCCAGCGGGCGATCTATGCCGGCGTCGCGCCTAATGTCAGGACTCGCTGTCACCGGCACATCGCGCGCGCCCTCGAGGAGACGTATGCGCATCGCGCGGGTCAGTTCGCATCCGACATCGCTCATCATCACGATCGAGGGAACGAGCCCGAGAAGGCCGCCGCCGCGTATCTCGCCGCGGCGCGCCACGCGCAGGAAGTCTACGCGTATGATGAGGCGCTTTCGCACGTGCGGCGCTGTCTCGATCTCGCCAAGGACGCGACGACGCGCTTCGAAGCGCTTGGTCTGCGCGAGCGCATCGGCGCGCGGCGCGGCGATCGCGAATCGCAGCGCACGGATCTCATCGAACTGACGGAGCTTGCGACGCAAAGCGGCGACGCCCGCGCGCGGGCCGACGTGCTGCGACGCAAAATCGCGCTGGCACGCGCGCTTGGCGAGCGCGAAGAAGAGCGGCGACTCATCGAAGTGTTTGAAAAGGAGGTCGAGCCAAGCGATGACCTATCGCTGCGCGCTGAAGCGAAGCTGATCAGGGCTGCCTTCGAGATGCTCACCGGCGATAGCACCCGGGCAAACCGCGCCGCAAATGAATCGCTGGCGTTCTATCGCAAGGCCGGCGATGCGACGGGTCAGATAGAGGCGCGGTGCAGAATCGTCGAAATAGCGACGGAGACGGGTGCCTTTGACGAGGCATCCGCGATTTTTCGGGAGGTGCGCTCATCGCCCGAAGGCGTGCGCAATCCCGGGATCGTGGCGCGAGCGATGATGTCGGTGACGTACGGTGCTCTTATGGAGCAGCGTTACGACGTCTGCCGGTCGCTCGCCAAGGAAGCGCGCGAGCTGTACAAGACGATCGGCGATCGCGAGGGCGAGGGCGACGCTATCGCGCGCCAAGCGTCGGGGGCGGCGCGCATGTCGCTCATGCACGAAGCGCTCGCCTGTCACGCAGAGGCTGCAGAGATCTATGCCGCGATCGGAAAGCGGCAAGGTCTTGCGGGCGTTCTCGTCAACGGCGGCATTCTCAGCGTAAAAGTCGGGCTGTTCGATGACGCGGACCGGTCGCTTCGAGCTGCGCTCGGGCATTTCCACGATCTGAAGGACCTGCGGGGTCAGGCCGCCTGTACGATCAACCTGAGTTACTTAGCGTTGCTTCGCGGTGATGCGGCAGAAGCGCGGCTCCAAGCACTCGCCGCCATCGAACATGCGCGTTCGGCTGGTCATGCCGTCTATGAAGCCGCCGCATTAGGCAACCTTGGCGCGGCGGAGCGCGACCTCGGAAACCTCACGCAGGCGATCGCGCACATGAAGGAAGGGCTGGCGATCCGGCGTCGCCTGACGCGTCCTGCCGATTTCGCGGACGACATTTCGCATTTGATCTGCGCGCAGCTCTTGGTCGGCGACCTTCAAGCCGTGCGCGAGCTCAACGTCGAGTTGGCGAGCGCGCTGTCGGGCGAAACGACGACAATATTCATGCCGCAATTCGCACATTGGACGTCGGCGAGAGCGTACCGCGCACTGGGTGACAAGAAGGCCATGAACGCCGCGCTCGAGCAAGCGAACGCGATACTGGACGAGCAAGCCGCTCTCATCGACGGCGCCCCAGAGCGCGCTACCTATCTCTCGCTGCAGGTGAATCGGGAAATACGGAGCGCTTTCAACGATGGTCGTTGGCCGGATTCGGCCGCCGCGAGGGCAGTTTCAACGGGACGTGCGAAAGTGCGGCGCGCGCGCGCGAAGACCTGA
- a CDS encoding aspartate aminotransferase family protein, translated as MEHPGDELATTATSAAKRDREIDRTRLRALMQREEERFVAEHPKSHALFERAKRSLLSGVPMHWMVRWAGGFPVFVGEAHGARFRDVDGHEYLDLCLGDTGAMSGHSPKAVVDAVARQAARGITLMLPTEDALWAAEELTRRFGLPFWQFCLTATDANRFSLRLARAITKRPYVLVFNGCYHGTVDESFIGLKQGIPASRAGNIGPAIDPILTTKVVEFNDLDALEKALAPGDVACVLAEPALTNVGIVLPQPGFHQGLREITRRTGTLLIIDETHTICAGPGGSTRADSLDPDFLVIGKTIAGGVPAAAYGFTPEAAQKIEALIESDSSDSGGIGGTLAANALSLAAVRATLEHVLTDQAFDQMIANGKRFADGVQNAIDKAAGLAWHVTRLGCRAEYLFRAAPPRNGGEAQAAGDAELDRFMHLYALNRRIVLTPFHMMALMSPATTADDVDEHTRVFESAIAELVAQ; from the coding sequence GTGGAACATCCGGGAGACGAGTTGGCGACTACCGCGACATCGGCAGCGAAACGCGATCGAGAAATTGATCGAACGCGTCTTCGCGCATTGATGCAGAGAGAAGAAGAGCGCTTCGTCGCCGAGCATCCGAAATCGCACGCGCTCTTCGAACGCGCGAAACGGTCACTGCTCAGCGGCGTGCCCATGCACTGGATGGTGCGCTGGGCCGGCGGATTCCCGGTGTTCGTCGGAGAGGCGCACGGCGCGCGTTTTCGCGATGTCGATGGCCACGAGTACCTTGACTTATGCCTCGGCGACACCGGCGCGATGAGCGGACACTCGCCGAAAGCGGTCGTCGACGCGGTGGCGCGGCAAGCCGCGCGGGGCATCACGCTCATGCTTCCGACGGAAGATGCACTCTGGGCCGCTGAAGAATTGACACGCAGATTCGGGCTTCCGTTCTGGCAGTTCTGCCTCACCGCGACCGACGCAAACCGTTTCTCGTTACGATTGGCGCGCGCCATCACGAAGAGACCTTACGTGCTCGTCTTCAACGGCTGCTATCACGGCACCGTAGATGAGAGCTTCATCGGACTCAAACAAGGCATCCCCGCATCGCGCGCGGGGAACATCGGGCCGGCTATAGATCCCATCCTGACAACCAAAGTTGTGGAGTTCAACGATCTCGACGCCCTCGAAAAAGCGCTCGCGCCTGGGGACGTGGCGTGCGTTCTCGCTGAACCCGCGCTCACGAACGTCGGCATCGTCTTGCCGCAGCCCGGCTTCCACCAGGGACTGCGCGAGATAACGCGCCGCACTGGAACGCTGCTCATCATCGACGAGACGCATACGATCTGCGCGGGTCCAGGCGGTTCTACGCGCGCCGACTCGCTCGATCCCGACTTCCTCGTGATCGGCAAGACGATCGCAGGCGGCGTGCCGGCTGCGGCTTACGGCTTCACCCCCGAGGCCGCACAGAAGATCGAAGCGCTGATCGAGAGCGACTCGAGCGATAGCGGCGGGATCGGCGGAACGCTCGCGGCAAACGCGCTCTCCCTCGCCGCCGTGCGCGCCACGCTCGAACACGTGCTGACGGACCAAGCCTTCGACCAGATGATCGCGAACGGCAAGCGATTCGCAGACGGCGTTCAGAACGCGATCGACAAGGCGGCGGGCCTTGCGTGGCACGTCACGCGCCTCGGCTGCCGTGCAGAATATCTCTTCAGGGCCGCGCCGCCGCGCAATGGCGGAGAAGCACAAGCGGCCGGTGACGCCGAACTTGACCGCTTCATGCACCTCTACGCCTTGAACCGCCGCATCGTGTTGACGCCTTTCCATATGATGGCCTTGATGTCGCCCGCCACGACCGCCGACGACGTCGACGAGCACACGCGCGTCTTCGAGTCGGCGATCGCGGAACTTGTGGCACAATGA
- the tadA gene encoding tRNA adenosine(34) deaminase TadA: MADSAAFMRMALDLARIAGSRGDVPVGAIVVRGETVLGSGFNEKEAENDPTAHAEIGALRQAAAKIGSWRLADATLYVTKEPCVMCAGACVAARIERLIYGCDDPKGGAAGSVFDLTNSPRLNHRIAVEKGVLADESSELLRAFFQGKRLRDDA, from the coding sequence ATCGCCGATTCCGCCGCGTTCATGCGGATGGCCCTTGATCTTGCGCGCATCGCAGGTTCGCGAGGCGATGTTCCGGTCGGCGCCATCGTCGTCCGCGGCGAAACGGTTCTCGGGTCGGGCTTTAACGAGAAGGAGGCCGAGAACGACCCGACCGCGCACGCGGAGATCGGTGCGCTGCGTCAGGCGGCTGCGAAAATCGGGAGCTGGCGACTCGCCGACGCGACGCTGTATGTGACAAAAGAGCCCTGCGTCATGTGCGCGGGTGCCTGCGTCGCCGCGAGGATCGAGCGATTGATCTATGGCTGTGACGACCCGAAAGGCGGCGCAGCGGGATCGGTTTTCGACCTTACGAATAGCCCGCGGCTCAATCACCGCATCGCTGTGGAGAAAGGAGTGCTTGCGGACGAATCGAGCGAACTGTTGCGCGCGTTCTTCCAGGGGAAGCGCCTGCGCGACGATGCGTAG
- a CDS encoding M23 family metallopeptidase, translating to MKINFFSPHKRLLIKIIPHHTESIYKLEISHMHLAIGAACTLLLSAALMMSHVGAVRAAEAKVMTLQRVDAQQSRQLVDMSRQTQSMWKRLKLLQQNEKEIRTLSGIGDKKTIGHATPPKAAPAGTAASASSTSPATSHVRPMAAVRTTSSPIWGAIAAWLTQGREGGSVTFASESAQLMQLNAQLNQVWVDEALLRADAQAAADARVAASVAHQRYLDAIPSLWPTEGYVSSGFGYRTYPDVGFHPGLDIVNDYGAPVYATASGTVQAAGWDGGYGYKIEIDHGNGLVTWYGHNSRLLVSAGQTVRKGQEIAEIGATGFATGPHCHYEILQWGTPIDPTPYL from the coding sequence GTGAAGATAAATTTCTTCTCGCCGCACAAGCGGCTGCTCATCAAGATCATTCCGCACCATACGGAATCGATCTACAAGCTCGAGATCTCGCACATGCATCTCGCGATCGGGGCGGCTTGCACGCTGCTCCTGAGCGCCGCCTTGATGATGTCCCACGTCGGCGCCGTTCGCGCTGCCGAAGCGAAAGTGATGACCTTGCAGCGCGTCGATGCGCAGCAGAGCCGTCAGCTCGTCGACATGTCAAGGCAGACACAGTCGATGTGGAAGCGGCTCAAACTTCTGCAGCAGAACGAGAAAGAGATCCGCACCTTGAGCGGGATCGGCGACAAGAAGACGATAGGCCACGCGACGCCTCCCAAAGCGGCGCCCGCCGGGACCGCCGCCTCGGCTTCGTCGACCTCGCCGGCAACATCGCACGTCCGGCCTATGGCCGCGGTCCGCACCACATCGTCGCCGATCTGGGGTGCGATCGCGGCGTGGCTCACGCAAGGCCGCGAGGGCGGCTCGGTGACATTTGCGAGTGAGTCGGCGCAGTTGATGCAGCTCAACGCGCAGCTGAACCAAGTCTGGGTCGATGAAGCGTTGCTCCGAGCCGACGCCCAAGCCGCCGCCGATGCTCGCGTCGCAGCATCGGTCGCACACCAGCGCTATCTCGATGCGATTCCGTCGCTCTGGCCGACCGAGGGATACGTCTCGTCAGGCTTTGGTTATCGCACATACCCCGATGTGGGTTTCCACCCTGGTCTGGACATCGTGAACGATTACGGCGCGCCGGTGTATGCGACCGCAAGCGGCACGGTGCAAGCGGCCGGATGGGATGGCGGGTACGGTTACAAGATCGAAATCGATCACGGCAACGGCCTCGTGACGTGGTATGGGCACAATTCGCGCCTGCTCGTGAGCGCAGGGCAGACGGTTCGTAAGGGCCAAGAAATTGCGGAGATCGGGGCGACCGGTTTCGCGACCGGACCGCACTGCCATTACGAGATCTTGCAATGGGGCACGCCGATCGATCCGACGCCGTACCTCTAG
- a CDS encoding DUF1801 domain-containing protein, translating into MPMSRKTAKTIDEYIKAFPADVRERLVKMRETIRKAAPKAEEAISYQIPTFKFNGNLVHFAAFKHHIGFYPTSSGTRAFQDELAPYKWAKGSVQFPLDKPIPYALVRRIVKFRLKENQAKKR; encoded by the coding sequence ATGCCGATGTCGCGCAAAACCGCCAAGACGATTGACGAATACATCAAAGCGTTTCCCGCCGACGTGCGCGAGCGTCTGGTGAAGATGCGCGAGACGATCCGCAAAGCGGCGCCGAAGGCCGAAGAAGCGATCTCGTATCAGATCCCGACATTCAAATTCAACGGCAATCTCGTGCACTTCGCCGCGTTCAAACATCATATCGGATTCTATCCGACGTCATCGGGCACGCGAGCGTTTCAAGACGAACTCGCCCCGTACAAGTGGGCGAAGGGTTCGGTGCAGTTTCCGCTCGACAAACCAATTCCATACGCGCTTGTGAGACGGATCGTCAAATTTCGACTGAAAGAGAATCAGGCGAAGAAGAGATAG